A single Penaeus chinensis breed Huanghai No. 1 chromosome 7, ASM1920278v2, whole genome shotgun sequence DNA region contains:
- the LOC125026764 gene encoding enkurin-like: MELDETITNLLPRRQVIFKKEKRHVSCHHEQVRTEQKASRAAHATMGHAITPLDPPARFLRSRTRDEIERLVRENNKSKAAALQHRECEKRPALPRPVQYPPADRDRGGVNWVTSNVKEVKEIPVQRPSPRYIDGPSGDAHKLVTSGLYPNYIFKKNFGRVPAYLRRRRAELQFEQALEERGRGGEGEEEGEGRGGEGGRGEGKRGYPLSSRSRNRREEEDDYALLTEDERVELLKGLRENLKEAQRQLQSLPVVCETNATRHKRDFLEHNVSDLARYIFLLENHKVAIRD; this comes from the exons ATGGAATTAGACGAAACCATTACCAATCTCTTGCCAAGGAGACAAGTTATTttcaaaaaggagaaaag ACACGTCTCATGCCACCACGAGCAAGTGCGGACGGAGCAGAAGGCGAGCAGGGCCGCCCACGCCACCATGGGCCACGCCATCACGCCCCTGGACCCGCCCGCCAGGTTCCTCCGAAGTCGAACGAGGGACGAGATCGAGCGCCTCGTTAGGGAGAACAACAAGAGCAAAGCGGCCG cgtTGCAACACCGAGAATGCGAGAAGCGACCGGCACTGCCACGCCCTGTGCAATATCCGCCGGCCGACAGAGATAG AGGCGGAGTGAACTGGGTAACAAGTAACgtgaaagaggtgaaggagatcCCAGTACAGCGTCCCAGTCCCAGGTACATTGACGGTCCTAGCGGGGACGCTCACAAACTGGTTACTTCCGGTCTCTATCCGAATTACATCTTCAAGAAG AATTTCGGCCGCGTCCCCGCCTACCTCCGCAGACGACGGGCAGAGCTTCAGTTCGAACAGGCgctggaggaaagaggaagaggaggagaaggagaagaagaaggagagggaagaggaggagaaggaggaagaggagaagggaagagagggtaccCGCTAAGTAGCAGAAGCAGGAATaggcgagaggaagaagatgattatGCTTTGTTGACGGAAGACGAGAGGGTGGAGCTGCTGAag GGCCTGCGGGAAAACCTGAAGGAGGCGCAGCGGCAGTTACAGTCCCTCCCCGTCGTGTGCGAGACCAACGCCACCAGGCACAAGCGGGATTTTCTGGAACACAACGTCAGTGACCTGGCGAGGTACATCTTCCTTCTGGAGAACCACAAGGTCGCTATCAGGGATTAG